In the Microtus pennsylvanicus isolate mMicPen1 chromosome 6, mMicPen1.hap1, whole genome shotgun sequence genome, one interval contains:
- the Rrad gene encoding GTP-binding protein RAD: protein MTLNGGSGGSRGAGKERDRRRGSTPWGPAPPMHRRSMPVDERDLQAALAPGSLTATTEGTRTQGQRLDWPEGSSDSLSSGGSGSVEGVYKVLLLGAPGVGKSALARIFGGIEDGPDAEAAGHTYDRSITVDGEEASLMVYDIWEQDGGCWLPGHCMAMGDAYVIVYSITDKGSFEKASELRVQLRRARQTDNVPIILVGNKSDLVRSREVSVDEGRACAVVFDCKFIETSAALHHNVQALFEGVVRQIRLRRDSKEDNARRQAGTRRRESLGKKAKRFLGRIVARNSRKMAFRAKSKSCHDLSVL, encoded by the exons ATGACCCTGAATGGCGGCAGCGGAGGGAGCCGAGGCGCGGGCAAGGAGCGCGACCGCCGTCGAGGCAGCACCCCCTGGGGCCCGGCACCCCCGATGCACCGCAGGAGCATGCCCGTGGACGAGCGAGACCTTCAGGCGGCGCTAGCCCCCGGTTCCCTAACAGCGACTACAGAGGGAACTCGAACACAGGGGCAGAGACTGGACTGGCCGGAAGGCTCCTCCGACTCGCTTAGTTCTGGAGGCAGCGGCTCAGTGGAGGGCGTTTACAAGGTGCTGCTGCTTGGGGCGCCTGGTGTGGGCAAGAGCGCTCTGGCGCGCATCTTTGGTGGTATAGAAGACGGGCCTGACGCAGAAGCCGCAG GGCACACATATGACCGCTCTATCACTGTGGATGGAGAAGAGGCATCACTCATGGTCTACGATATTTGGGAGCAG GATGGGGGCTGCTGGCTACCTGGCCACTGCATGGCCATGGGAGATGCGTACGTCATTGTATACTCAATAACAGACAAGGGCAGCTTTGAGAAAGCCTCAGAGCTTCGGGTCCAGCTGCGGCGGGCGAGGCAGACAGACAATGTGCCCATCATCCTTGTGGGCAACAAAAGTGACCTGGTGCGCTCCCGTGAGGTCTCTGTGGACG AGGGCCGGGCCTGCGCCGTGGTCTTCGACTGCAAGTTCATCGAGACATCAGCAGCCCTGCACCACAACGTCCAGGCACTGTTTGAGGGTGTCGTGCGCCAGATACGCCTCCGCAGAGACAGCAAAGAGGATAATGCCCGGCGGCAAGCTGGCACTCGGCGAAGGGAGAGCCTTGGCAAGAAGGCCAAACGTTTTCTGGGCCGCATCGTAGCTCGCAACAGCCGCAAGATGGCCTTCCGTGCTAAGTCCAAGTCCTGCCATGACCTCTCTGTCCTCTAA
- the Cdh16 gene encoding cadherin-16: MENEDACTCFQELALPVGDGPTWTMISACLWLLCLAVIQAFTTEAQPAELHAEVPENYGGNFPFYIIKLPLPLGRDKGQIVLSGDSSTDAQDPFAVDPESGFLVATKALDREEKPEYQLQVTLKSEDGQVLWGPQPMTVHVKDENDQVPQFSQAIYRARLSQGTRPGIPFLFLEASDGDAPGTANSDLRFHILNQSPAQPFPDMFQLDPRLGALALSPRGSTSLDPALEGPYQLLVQVKDMGDQASGHQAIATVEISIVQSTWIPLGPVHLAENLQVAYPHSIAQVHWDGGDVHYQLQSQPAGPFNVDAEGRIHVTAELDREAQAEYLLQVRAQNSRGEDFAEPLELQVVVMDENDNAPVCSPHDPAISIPELSPPGTEVITLSAEDMDAPGSPNSHVVYRLLSPEPEVGAEEKAFELDSTTGRVTLGTAPLHPGQDIPLQVLAVDSAGSEGGLSSTCEVAVTITDVNNHAPEFITSQIGPVSLPEDVKPGVLVATLTATDADLEPAFRLMDFAIEEGDPKGIFDLAWEPNSDHVQLRLRKNLSYEAAPLHKVVVVVRNVEELMGPAPGPAATATVTILVERVIPPLKLDQESYETSIPVSTPAGSLLLTIHPSEPTSRTLRFSLVNDSEGWLCIKEGSGEVHTARSLRGAKPGDTYTVLVEAQDTDEPGLSTSATIVVHFLKASPVPRLAVAPGPSRHLCTPRQDYGVVVSGASEDPDQANRHGPYSFALGPNPTMQRDWRLQPFNDSHAYLTLALHWVEPGEYMVPVVVHHDAQMWQLQVQVFVCRCNLDGQCMRKVGRMKGMPTKLSAVGVLLGTLAAIGFILILVFTHLALARKKDLDQPADSVPLKAAM; encoded by the exons ATGGAGAATGAGGATGCCTGCACATGTTTTCAGGAGCTGGCATTGCCGGTTGGTGATGG ACCCACCTGGACCAtgatctctgcctgcctgtggctGCTTTGCCTCGCTGTTATTCAG GCTTTCACCACCGAGGCCCAGCCTGCAGAGCTGCACGCGGAAGTCCCTGAAAACTATGGTGGAAACTTCCCTTTCTACATAATCAAG CTACCGTTACCCCTCGGGAGGGATAAAGGTCAGATTGTCCTATCAGGGGACTCAAGCACAGATGCTCAAGACCCCTTTGCTGTGGATCCTGAGTCTGGCTTTCTGGTGGCAACAAAGGCCCTGGACAGGGAGGAAAAGCCAGAGTACCAACTACAG GTCACCTTGAAGTCTGAGGATGGACAAGTCTTGTGGGGTCCACAGCCCATGACTGTGCATGTGAAAGATGAGAATGACCAGGTACCCCAATTCTCCCAGGCCATCTACAGAGCTCGGCTAAGCCAGGGCACCAGGCCTG ggatcccctttctcttccttgagGCTTCTGATGGGGATGCACCGGGCACAGCCAACTCAGACCTTCGATTCCACATCCTGAATCAGTCCCCAGCTCAGCCTTTCCCAGATATGTTCCAGCTGGACCCTCGACTAGGAGCTCTGGCCCTCAGTCCCAGGG GAAGCACCAGCCTAGACCCTGCCCTTGAAGGGCCTTACCAGCTGTTGGTACAGGTCAAGGACATGGGTGACCAGGCCTCAGGCCACCAGGCCATCGCCACTGTGGAGATCTCCATAGTACAGAGCACCTGGATACCCCTAGGGCCTGTTCACCTAGCAGAGAATCTACAGGTTGCATATCCACACAGCATTGCCCAG GTCCACTGGGATGGAGGAGACGTACATTATCAACTGCAGAGTCAGCCTGCAGGACCCTTCAACGTGGATGCGGAGGGGAGAATCCATGTAACCGCAGAGCTGGACCGAGAGGCCCAGGCTGAG TACCTGCTCCAAGTACGAGCTCAGAATTCCCGTGGTGAGGACTTCGCGGAAcccctggagttgcaggtggtggTCATGGATGAGAATGACAACGCCCCTGTCTGCTCCCCGCATGACCCAGCAATCAGCATCCCTGAGCTCAGCCCCCCAG GAACTGAAGTGATTACGCTGTCAGCAGAGGACATGGATGCCCCGGGATCACCCAATTCCCACGTTGTATATCGGTTGTTGAGCCCTGAGCCTGAGGTAGGGGCTGAAGAAAAAGCCTTCGAGTTAGATTCTACCACAGGCCGTGTAACGCTGGGAACTGCCCCACTCCACCCAGGCCAGGACATCCCGCTTCAGGTGCTGGCTGTTGACTCAGCAGGATCAGAGGGTG GTCTCAGCAGCACATGTGAGGTGGCGGTCACCATCACAGACGTCAACAACCATGCCCCTGAGTTCATCACTTCCCAG ATTGGACCTGTAAGTCTTCCTGAAGATGTGAAGCCGGGGGTTCTAGTGGCCACCCTTACAGCCACTGATGCTGACCTTGAGCCTGCCTTCCGCCTTATGGACTTTGCCATTGAAGAAGGAGACCCGAAAGGGATCTTTGACCTGGCCTGGGAGCCAAACTCTGATCATGTCCAGCTTAGACTCCGAAAG AACCTCAGCTATGAGGCAGCTCCTCTTCACaaggtggtagtggtagtgcggAACGTGGAGGAACTGATGGGCCCAGCCCCAGGCCCTGCAGCCACAGCCACAGTGACTATATTGGTGGAAAGGGTGATACCGCCCCTCAAGCTGGACCAGGAGAGCTATGAGACAAGCATCCCAGTGAGCACCCCAGCTGGATCCCTCCTGCTGACCATTCATCCCTCAGAGCCCACTAGCAGAACCCTCAG GTTCTCCCTGGTCAATGACTCAGAGGGCTGGCTCTGCATCAAGGAGGGCTCTGGGGAGGTGCACACAGCCCGGTCCCTGCGGGGTGCCAAGCCTGGGGACACCTACACAGTGCTCGTGGAGGCCCAAGACACAG ATGAACCAGGGCTGAGCACTTCTGCCACCATCGTGGTCCATTTCCTGAAGGCCTCTCCCGTCCCAAGATTGGCTGTAGCCCCTGGGCCCAGCAGACACCTCTGTACACCCCGCCAAGACTACGGTGTGGTTGTCAGTGGGGCCAGTGAGGATCCTGACCAGGCCAACAGGCATGGTCCCTACAGCTTTGCACTTGGTCCCAACCCCACCATGCAGCGGGACTGGCGCCTCCAGCCTTTCAATG ATTCCCATGCCTACCTAACCTTGGCCTTGCATTGGGTAGAGCCAGGTGAATACATGGTACCTGTGGTTGTCCACCACGATGCCCAGATGTGGCAACTCCAGGTCCAAG TGTTCGTGTGTCGCTGCAATCTGGACGGCCAATGCATGCGCAAGGTGGGCCGCATGAAGGGAATGCCTACGAAGCTGTCAGCAGTGGGTGTCCTCTTGGGTACCCTGGCAGCCATAG GCTTCATCCTCATTCTTGTCTTCACCCACCTGGCCCTGGCAAGGAAGAAGGACCTGGATCAGCCAGCAGACAGTGTTCCCCTGAAGGCAGCAATGTGA